Proteins co-encoded in one Astyanax mexicanus isolate ESR-SI-001 chromosome 1, AstMex3_surface, whole genome shotgun sequence genomic window:
- the col28a1b gene encoding collagen, type XXVIII, alpha 1b: MKANMSRAALLCLALLILSHTAGGQRRRKFENNSNNLTTKDGNVLLCPLEIVFILDSSESAMDVQFDKEKDFVSSFSRQVVKMQVSGWHLQTRLAAMQYSSSVSVIQSFNGWQDLPTFLARINAVDYIGQGTYSSYAIGNATELFVRETKEENVRVALLMMDGADHPRSPDIMAAASEAKSHNIKLFTIGLSNMVRGSHGSTRMRAVASSPAHQFVHSLYDPDLEERLLQELEKVANNECPRLKVCLCEKGDRGPPGSPGKKGEPGYEGLPGPKGARGEMGAPGRAGVEGPEGRPGFKGDKGDRGECGAPGEKGDKGLQGPLGPRGPRGEQGPQGLPGDQGPEGQEGPKGDRGLIGATGPQGDTGIGFPGPKGDKGNQGRPGPVGPAGVGEPGLLGPPGPPGLQGIPGPVGEGLPGPKGDRGYSGSTGARGPPGYGSKGDKGTIGPPGPPGPIGATGLGIQGEKGNQGPAGPPGPRGIPGTGIIGEKGVRGFPGDPGPTGEKGVGEPGPKGDPGSQGVPGEPGAPGEDGPMGSKGELGFPGPKGQEGPPGKGLSGEKGDRGERGTRGLPGPKGPAGPVGAKGKPGGFGPPGMIGAPGRGIPGPKGDPGQPGAPGPVGETGIGIPGPKGERGLPGPIGAPGMKGDGYPGPPGPPGQPGLTGEMGPEGRGLPGPKGDRGPAGPLGPVGPPSIGRLGPKGSTGQTGPPGPAGLPGEGIQGPKGDPGFPGIQGPRGPPGEGIPGQKGDRGFAGERGRKGDKGGQGDSGESGPVGRPGQKGEPGITREEVIKLIKSICGCGTTCRVSPLDLVFVIDSSESVGPDNFDIIKDFVNALIDRLTVGPNMTRVGVVLYSDITVVVSSLNQQTSRDELKAAVRRMTYIGEGTNTGTAIDKANQLFRSARPGVRRAAVVITDGQVNKRDVIRLEDPVQTAHSEGIEMFVIGVVNQSNQFYREFKTELDTIASDPDEEHVFLINDFRTLPALEKKLLSKLCENFEEDRFAGTNIIPGASESFSYDGESWRRPGRPTFNEDLSRSRTESADPEELEVFPNYDPRPEEEEDRTRAPYYREETLNRMDDLLRFTYGPNLEQPTQGPIRQTTPQPPLVLVQDDYIQAEACLQPLDPGPCLDYVVKWFYEPKANSCAQFWFGGCLGNGNKFETQQSCRNTCVIS; the protein is encoded by the exons TCGATAAAGAGAAGGACTTTGTGAGCTCCTTCAGCCGGCAGGTCGTGAAGATGCAGGTATCCGGCTGGCACCTGCAGACGAGGCTGGCCGCCATGCAGTACAGCAGCTCTGTGTCTGTCATCCAGAGCTTTAACGGCTGGCAGGACCTGCCCACCTTCCTGGCACGAATCAATGCTGTGGACTACATCGGCCAGGGCACGTACTCCTCCTACGCCATCGGGAACGCCACCGAACTCTTCGTCCGAGAGACCAAAGAGGAAAACGTGAGGGTGGCTCTTCTGATGATGGACGGAGCAGACCATCCCCGAAGCCCTGACATCATGGCGGCTGCCTCCGAGGCCAAGAGCCACAACATCAAGCTCTTCACTATCGGCCTGTCCAACATGGTCCGGGGCAGCCACGGCAGCACCAGGATGAGGGCCGTCGCCAGCTCCCCCGCACACCAGTTCGTCCACAGCCTCTATGACCCGGACCTGGAAGAGCGACTCCTGCAGGAACTG GAAAAAGTGGCCAATAATGAA tgtCCGCGACTCAAAGTGTGCTTGTGTGAGAAAGGAGACAGAGGACCTCCTGGAAGCCCT GGTAAAAAAGGAGAACCAGGTTACGAAGGACTTCCCGGTCCAAAAGGTGCAAGG GGAGAAATGGGGGCTCCGGGCCGAGCAGGAGTGGAGGGTCCTGAG GGACGGCCTGGGTTCAAAGGAGATAAG GGTGACAGGGGAGAGTGTGGAGCTCCTGGAGAGAAAGGAGATAAG GGACTTCAAGGACCTCTAGGACCACGAGGACCCAGAGGAGAACAG GGCCCCCAAGGTCTTCCAGGGGACCAAGGACCCGAGGGCCAGGAAGGTCCCAAA GGAGATCGTGGACTTATTGGTGCAACTGGACCACAAGGGGACACTGGCATTGGATTTCCTGGGCCTAAG GGGGACAAAGGAAACCAGGGACGACCAGGTCCTGTGGGTCCAGCTGGAGTCGGGGAACCAGGCCTGCTT GGACCACCAGGGCCCCCAGGACTTCAGGGGATCCCTGGACCTGTAGGGGAGGGACTACCTGGACCAAAG GGGGATCGGGGCTATAGTGGTTCCACAGGAGCTCGGGGTCCTCCAGGTTATGGCTCCAAGGGTGACAAG GGTACTATAGGGCCTCCAGGGCCTCCTGGTCCAATTGGAGCTACTGGGTTGGGGATACAAGGAGAAAAG GGAAACCAGGGACCTGCAGGTCCTCCGGGACCCAGAGGGATACCAGGGACAGGAATCATTGGAGAGAAG GGAGTCCGCGGCTTTCCCGGAGACCCAGGACCAACCGGAGAGAAAGGTGTTGGAGAGCCAGGTCCCAAG GGAGACCCAGGCTCCCAAGGTGTACCAGGTGAGCCAGGTGCTCCAGGAGAAGATGGACCCATGGGATCAAAG GGTGAATTGGGCTTTCCTGGCCCTAAAGGACAAGAGGGACCACCTGGGAAAGGACTTTCTGGAGAGAAG GGGGATCGAGGAGAGAGAGGAACTAGAGGACTTCCAGGACCCAAGGGACCAGCGGGTCCAGTTGGGGCCAAG GGAAAGCCGGGGGGGTTTGGGCCTCCAGGAATGATTGGTGCCCCAGGGAGGGGTATACCAGGGCCAAAG GGGGATCCTGGACAACCTGGAGCTCCAGGACCTGTTGGAGAAACAGGGATAGGGATCCCTGGACCGAAG GGTGAAAGAGGACTGCCTGGACCTATAGGAGCACCTGGGATGAAGGGAGACGGCTACCCCGGGCCACCT GGACCCCCGGGACAGCCAGGACTGACGGGAGAGATGGGGCCAGAGGGGAGAGGCCTGCCTGGACCAAAG GGAGATCGAGGCCCTGCAGGTCCTCTTGGGCCAGTTGGACCGCCAAGTATTGGACGGTTAGGCCCGAAG GGTTCTACTGGTCAGACTGGCCCACCTGGTCCTGCAGGGCTGCCAGGAGAGGGCATCCAGGGACCGAAG GGGGATCCTGGATTCCCAGGAATACAAGGACCTAGAGGACCTCCAGGGGAGGGCATTCCTGGACAGAAG GGGGACCGCGGGTTCGCAGGAGAGAGAGGACGGAAGGGAGATAAAGGAGGACAGGGAGACTCGGGAGAGTCCGGGCCTGTG GGTAGACCGGGGCAGAAGGGGGAGCCTGGTATCACA AGGGAGGAAGTTATCAAATTAATCAAATCAATTTGTG GTTGTGGAACGACGTGTCGAGTGAGCCCCCTGGATCTGGTCTTTGTGATCGACAGTTCTGAGAGCGTGGGTCCGGACAACTTCGACATCATCAAAGACTTTGTGAACGCCCTGATCGACCGACTGACGGTCGGACCGAACATGACCCGCGTCGGGGTGGTGCTCTACAGTGACATAACCGTGGTGGTCAGCAGCTTGAACCAGCAGACCAGTCGTGACGAGCTGAAAGCGGCGGTGCGCCGCATGACCTATATTGGAGAGGGAACCAACACGGGAACTGCCATCGATAAGGCCAATCAGCTGTTCCGCTCGGCCCGCCCCGGGGTCAGGAGAGCGGCAGTGGTGATAACGGACGGCCAGGTAAACAAGCGAGACGTGATCAGGCTGGAGGATCCTGTGCAGACCGCCCACTCGGAGGGCATCGAGATGTTTGTCATTGGGGTGGTCAATCAGAGCAACCAGTTCTACAGAGAATTCAAGACAGAGCTGGACACCATAGCGTCTGATCCGGATGAAGAACACGTCtttcttatcaatgactttaggACACTTCCTG CGCTGGAGAAGAAGCTGTTGTCTAAGCTGTGTGAGAACTTTGAAGAGGATCGGTTTGCTGGGACCAATATTATCCCTGGAGCTTCTGAGAGCTTCTCTTATGATGGGGAATCTTGGAGAAGACCAGGGCGTCCAACGTTTAATGAAGACCTCAGTCGATCACGCACAGAG TCAGCAGATCCAGAGGAGCTGGAAGTGTTCCCAAATTATGATCCCAGACCAGAGGAAGAAGAAGACCGCACCAGAGCGCCGTACTACCGAGAGGAGACACTAAACAGGATGGATGATCTGTTGCGCTTCACATACGGCCCAAATCTAGAGCAACCAACACAGGGTCCGATCCGGCAGACCACCCCTCAACCACCTCTTGTACTGGTTCAGGATGATTACATTCAAG CGGAGGCCTGTCTGCAGCCGCTGGACCCCGGTCCGTGTCTGGATTATGTAGTGAAGTGGTTTTACGAACCCAAGGCCAATTCTTGCGCCCAGTTCTGGTTTGGTGGTTGTCTTGGCAACGGGAACAAGTTTGAAACACAGCAGAGCTGCAGAAACACCTGCGTTATAAGTTAA